In Aciduliprofundum sp. MAR08-339, a single window of DNA contains:
- a CDS encoding DEAD/DEAH box helicase — MFELLHPEIQRVLREKGIFEPTEPQKKVIPFILEGKNVLLISPTGSGKTEAAVLPIFHRIMSEKHGKIACLYITPLRALNRDMLKRLRDFGQKLGLEVAVRHGDTPSNERRKLALKPPDVLITTPETFQIMFMGKRLKESLKSVKFVVVDEVHELASDERGAQLALALERLRTFTDFQIIGLSASVGNPQEIGKFLSPREPIEIVELKLYKKIDVQVHAPERRYKREAEIMGSDVEYASLLMEMWEDIMAHRATLVFTNTRCTAEDIGMRYRLLFSSPPIEVHHGSLSRRVRVEAEERFKRGELKALICTSSLELGIDVGIVDFVAQFNSPRQVTKLLQRVGRAGHRIDEVSRGKIFAHTPVEIWESAAILTLLHDGRVEKVRIRRNPLMVLANQIVAMANSEGRVNVGDAYALVKGVYPFQDLKYEEFVEILEFLRDLKKIWYDGLSFGRTRGGREYFYENISMIPDEKTYKVVTLKGDFIGTLDESFVSSLNYGESFVIRGMAWRIVDMKEDKIIVEYLRDIAMPPSWVGEEIPVPYEVASAEPDVSYLNSAARDILEGWNMDWNSSRIVLEKGEGIVFMGIRGGTRANYTMALLLSSIISQKIGESVEFSISPYHIAFFNPHINLDYLRDLLFKLRNVEGVLRIVARNSRLFNYIFMHVAKKMGVIKKGADLRKIRIEKIVDVYKGTPLYREVLDKLMFDYMDIEIVERILEKIRKGEIEIVIRELREESKELMEEHGDLVSPIVATRPVIEAVYRRLLEEEMILVCLSCGGSMHIKVKDFQKPVCPFCGSVRVALLKPYEEEKINILRKKKFTAEERRDLNRMMAISHLLRTHKRAAALALAGRGIGLSTAARILQIPYEDEFEIAKRVLREELKYAKNKQFWDLR, encoded by the coding sequence GTGTTTGAACTACTGCATCCGGAGATTCAAAGGGTGCTAAGAGAGAAGGGTATATTCGAGCCCACAGAACCGCAGAAGAAGGTAATTCCCTTTATTCTTGAGGGCAAGAACGTACTTCTCATCTCCCCCACAGGAAGTGGCAAGACAGAGGCGGCTGTGCTTCCAATATTTCACAGAATTATGAGCGAAAAACATGGAAAAATCGCATGCCTTTACATCACTCCCCTACGCGCTTTAAACAGGGATATGCTCAAGAGGCTAAGGGATTTCGGCCAGAAACTGGGACTGGAGGTTGCGGTGAGGCATGGAGATACACCCTCAAATGAGAGGAGAAAACTTGCCCTCAAACCACCAGATGTGCTCATAACAACGCCGGAAACGTTTCAGATAATGTTTATGGGAAAGAGATTGAAGGAAAGCCTGAAAAGCGTGAAATTTGTTGTGGTGGATGAGGTACACGAACTGGCATCTGATGAGCGTGGCGCCCAACTAGCACTGGCACTTGAAAGACTTCGTACATTCACAGATTTCCAGATTATTGGATTATCTGCCAGTGTGGGCAATCCCCAGGAGATTGGAAAATTTCTCTCTCCAAGAGAACCCATAGAGATTGTGGAACTGAAACTCTACAAGAAAATAGATGTGCAGGTTCATGCACCCGAAAGGAGGTACAAGAGGGAAGCGGAGATAATGGGAAGTGACGTGGAATACGCATCCCTTTTAATGGAAATGTGGGAAGATATTATGGCTCACCGAGCCACACTCGTTTTTACAAACACGAGATGCACAGCCGAGGACATAGGCATGCGTTACCGTCTTTTATTCTCCTCTCCTCCTATTGAGGTTCACCATGGCTCACTGAGTCGCAGGGTCAGGGTTGAGGCTGAGGAGCGATTCAAAAGGGGTGAGTTGAAAGCGCTGATATGTACCTCCTCTCTGGAACTAGGCATAGATGTTGGCATAGTTGATTTTGTTGCCCAGTTTAACTCGCCGAGGCAGGTAACAAAGCTCCTGCAGCGTGTTGGCAGGGCAGGCCACAGGATAGATGAGGTATCAAGGGGCAAAATATTTGCCCATACACCTGTTGAAATATGGGAATCTGCAGCCATACTCACCCTCCTGCACGATGGCAGAGTTGAAAAGGTTAGAATTCGCAGGAATCCCCTTATGGTACTTGCAAATCAAATAGTTGCAATGGCAAATTCTGAAGGAAGGGTAAATGTGGGAGATGCCTATGCTCTGGTCAAAGGAGTGTATCCATTTCAGGATCTGAAATACGAAGAATTCGTTGAAATTCTTGAATTTCTTAGGGATTTGAAAAAGATATGGTACGATGGGCTGAGTTTTGGCAGAACCCGTGGTGGAAGGGAGTACTTTTACGAGAATATATCAATGATTCCGGACGAAAAAACCTACAAGGTGGTAACTCTGAAGGGAGATTTCATAGGCACTCTGGATGAGAGTTTTGTTTCATCTCTGAATTACGGGGAGAGTTTCGTTATTAGGGGCATGGCTTGGAGAATCGTTGACATGAAGGAGGATAAAATCATCGTCGAATACCTGCGGGACATAGCAATGCCCCCCTCCTGGGTTGGCGAGGAGATTCCAGTCCCCTATGAAGTTGCATCGGCAGAGCCCGATGTAAGTTATTTGAACTCTGCTGCCAGGGATATTCTTGAAGGGTGGAACATGGACTGGAATTCAAGTAGAATAGTACTTGAAAAGGGAGAAGGCATTGTTTTTATGGGCATAAGAGGAGGTACAAGGGCAAATTACACCATGGCCCTCTTACTCTCTTCCATAATCTCCCAGAAGATTGGAGAGAGTGTGGAATTTTCCATATCTCCATACCACATAGCATTTTTCAATCCACATATAAATCTCGATTATCTTCGGGACCTGCTCTTCAAACTCAGAAACGTTGAGGGGGTTTTGAGAATAGTTGCCAGAAACTCCCGGCTTTTCAATTACATATTTATGCACGTGGCAAAGAAGATGGGGGTTATAAAGAAGGGCGCAGACCTGAGAAAGATAAGAATTGAGAAGATAGTGGATGTTTACAAGGGCACGCCGCTTTACCGCGAGGTTCTTGATAAATTGATGTTTGACTATATGGACATTGAGATCGTTGAGAGAATACTGGAAAAAATAAGGAAAGGAGAGATCGAAATCGTGATAAGAGAACTCAGGGAGGAGAGCAAGGAACTGATGGAGGAGCATGGAGACCTCGTATCTCCTATTGTGGCCACGAGACCTGTAATTGAGGCGGTTTACAGAAGGCTTCTTGAGGAGGAGATGATCCTCGTTTGTCTCTCCTGCGGGGGGAGCATGCACATAAAAGTCAAGGATTTTCAAAAGCCAGTATGCCCCTTCTGTGGAAGCGTGAGAGTCGCACTTTTAAAGCCCTACGAGGAAGAAAAAATAAATATTTTGAGAAAGAAGAAATTCACCGCTGAGGAGCGCAGGGATCTGAACAGGATGATGGCTATATCTCATCTGCTCAGAACCCACAAGAGGGCTGCGGCTCTTGCCCTTGCAGGGCGTGGAATAGGACTGAGCACGGCAGCCAGAATTCTTCAGATTCCCTATGAGGACGAGTTTGAGATTGCAAAGAGAGTTTTGCGAGAGGAATTGAAATATGCAAAGAACAAGCAGTTCTGGGATTTGAGATAA